From one Peredibacter starrii genomic stretch:
- a CDS encoding glycerate kinase type-2 family protein — protein MVIEFLRMNKAAQDAEKIFRAGLNRVDSRSMLGQTLKLDGEVLTVQGKSFDLKAYKRIFVFGVGKASSRMALGLIDVLGKRIDAGLIITKDGHSESLPSHFFQLESSHPVPDERSVEAGRKLYEFCEKAKADDLVIGLISGGASALAALPIDGVTLAQKQAKTKELLATGATIQEINKVRKSLSKIKGGKLAKVIASATSLNLILSDVLGDDLHTIASGITVPEPGEVGPANLHNLVIGSNRLALAAAEAEAKRLGYKTVILSERLTGEAKDAAHLFASVVDKLEKGVCYLAGGETTVTLKGNGKGGRNQEMALAFLSEMEKRESWPSGVAFLAASTDGTDGPTDAAGAYATEEIYNKAEAEVSEYLERNDSYHFFQKVQGLLKTGPTGTNVCDLQVLVQS, from the coding sequence ATGGTTATTGAGTTTCTTCGTATGAATAAAGCTGCTCAAGATGCTGAAAAGATTTTTAGGGCCGGGCTCAATCGAGTCGATTCAAGGAGTATGCTTGGGCAGACTTTGAAGTTAGATGGTGAAGTTCTTACTGTTCAGGGTAAAAGTTTTGATCTGAAAGCTTACAAGAGAATCTTCGTATTTGGAGTCGGCAAGGCCTCGTCAAGAATGGCTTTAGGACTTATCGATGTTCTTGGAAAGCGGATTGATGCCGGACTTATAATTACGAAAGATGGTCACAGTGAATCACTTCCCTCTCATTTTTTTCAGCTTGAATCTTCTCATCCGGTTCCGGATGAGCGAAGTGTTGAAGCTGGTAGGAAATTGTATGAGTTTTGTGAAAAAGCAAAAGCTGATGATTTAGTTATTGGTCTTATCTCTGGTGGAGCATCGGCATTGGCCGCACTTCCGATTGATGGAGTGACATTGGCCCAGAAGCAAGCAAAGACCAAAGAGTTACTTGCAACTGGGGCCACGATTCAAGAGATCAATAAAGTTAGAAAGAGTCTCTCTAAGATTAAAGGTGGGAAGCTCGCGAAAGTCATTGCGTCTGCTACTTCGTTGAATTTAATTTTGTCAGATGTGTTGGGTGATGATCTTCATACGATTGCTTCAGGGATTACGGTTCCTGAGCCGGGTGAAGTTGGTCCTGCTAATTTGCATAATTTAGTTATTGGATCTAATCGACTTGCGCTGGCGGCGGCAGAAGCAGAGGCCAAAAGACTTGGGTATAAGACAGTCATCTTATCTGAACGGCTAACAGGTGAAGCCAAAGATGCGGCACACTTATTTGCCTCAGTCGTAGATAAACTTGAAAAAGGCGTATGTTATCTCGCCGGTGGAGAAACCACTGTAACACTTAAAGGAAACGGTAAAGGCGGACGTAATCAAGAGATGGCCTTGGCGTTTCTATCAGAAATGGAAAAACGTGAGAGCTGGCCTTCCGGAGTGGCTTTCTTAGCTGCTTCAACTGATGGAACCGATGGTCCAACGGATGCGGCAGGAGCGTATGCAACCGAGGAGATTTACAATAAGGCCGAAGCTGAAGTTAGTGAGTATCTGGAAAGGAACGATTCTTATCATTTTTTCCAGAAGGTCCAAGGACTTTTGAAGACTGGACCTACTGGAACGAACGTTTGTGATTTGCAGGTGCTAGTACAAAGCTAG
- a CDS encoding GntP family permease — translation MVSGQIALIMLLMAVGLIVILTGKYKVNAFLVLIGVAIAYGVAIGLPPLEVIKLVKEGFGGTLTNIGIVIVAGTIMGLTLEKTGAALSMTRSILKIVGKERSSLAMNAAGVVVSIPVFCDSGFVIMNPLNQALAKESSTSMVVMAVALATGLYATHTMVPPTPGPLAASGALNADIGMVILFGTMAAIPAALAAWFFATKIGNRFPAPVPASESYQTLIDRYGKLPSPWLSFLPIIGPIILIVGKSVADLPSKPFGDGALTSVAQFIGDPVVALIIGMFLSFTLLQSKKEWTEALSTWTSEGIKDAALILVITGAGGSLGKILSVSPLKDYVSTVLADPKLGLGLFLPFMISAALKTAQGSSTVAIITTSTIMAPLMATLGLHPALTVVVIGAGAMVVSHANDSYFWVVSQFSNLEVGTAYRVFSTATFVEGTVAFLVAWLLSFFV, via the coding sequence GTGGTATCAGGTCAGATTGCGCTCATTATGCTCTTAATGGCAGTAGGTCTAATTGTCATTCTAACTGGAAAATATAAGGTAAACGCCTTTCTTGTCCTGATTGGTGTGGCCATTGCCTATGGAGTTGCTATCGGTCTTCCACCTCTGGAAGTAATCAAGCTGGTAAAAGAAGGCTTCGGGGGAACGCTTACAAATATTGGTATCGTGATCGTTGCCGGAACTATCATGGGTCTCACCTTGGAGAAAACAGGTGCTGCTTTATCAATGACTCGGTCTATTTTGAAGATCGTTGGAAAAGAGCGCTCATCTCTTGCTATGAATGCGGCCGGTGTTGTGGTTTCTATTCCTGTTTTCTGTGATTCGGGCTTTGTTATTATGAACCCGCTTAATCAGGCATTAGCAAAGGAATCATCAACTTCAATGGTGGTTATGGCAGTAGCATTGGCAACTGGTCTTTATGCTACTCACACGATGGTTCCACCTACTCCGGGTCCTTTGGCCGCTTCAGGTGCTTTAAATGCTGACATTGGAATGGTTATTCTCTTCGGAACGATGGCCGCAATTCCGGCCGCACTTGCGGCCTGGTTCTTTGCTACTAAGATTGGTAATCGTTTTCCGGCACCAGTCCCAGCGTCTGAATCTTATCAAACACTCATTGATCGTTATGGAAAACTTCCTTCTCCATGGCTTTCGTTTCTTCCGATCATTGGACCAATTATTTTAATCGTTGGTAAATCTGTGGCCGATCTTCCTTCAAAGCCATTTGGTGATGGGGCATTAACTTCTGTTGCTCAGTTCATTGGAGATCCAGTTGTGGCCTTGATCATCGGGATGTTTCTTTCGTTTACTCTTCTTCAGTCTAAGAAAGAATGGACTGAAGCACTTTCGACTTGGACCAGTGAAGGGATCAAGGACGCGGCCCTGATTCTTGTGATTACAGGTGCTGGTGGATCGCTTGGTAAGATTCTGAGTGTTTCACCACTTAAGGATTATGTAAGTACAGTTCTGGCCGATCCGAAACTTGGACTTGGTTTATTCTTACCGTTTATGATTTCGGCGGCACTTAAAACTGCTCAGGGTTCATCGACAGTTGCGATCATTACGACTTCAACTATTATGGCACCACTCATGGCAACACTTGGACTTCACCCTGCGCTTACGGTTGTAGTGATTGGTGCAGGTGCGATGGTAGTTTCACACGCAAATGATTCTTATTTTTGGGTAGTTTCTCAGTTTTCTAATTTAGAAGTGGGAACGGCATACCGAGTATTTTCAACGGCAACGTTCGTTGAAGGAACAGTGGCCTTCCTTGTTGCATGGTTATTGAGTTTCTTCGTATGA